Within the Scomber scombrus chromosome 4, fScoSco1.1, whole genome shotgun sequence genome, the region AACAGGACTGAAGTGgaccttctccttcatcttctcccagactctgaaggacaggttgcccaggtgtttggcctcATCTATCAGCGCTCCTGAGACCAGCTGTGGATCTGACAGTGAGCACTgggctctggctctggtctgAGTTGGTTTATAACTGCTGAGGAATGACacgttgtgtttctgcaggtcttcttcaacagcagagatactgtctgacagagaggagatctgCTCCTGAAtactcttcatctctctgctcataGTCTTCCCCTTctgttcctcttcctccctcagagctgccagtctggactcctcttcctctttcaggaactggtggagcttgttgaactctgctcttatctgcttctctgtggacaacagctgcttcttggagtgttgaatcatttcattgtatgttttctccacttgtttgtatttttccctCTTGTCCTGTAGAGGCTTTAAGTCAGATTTCAGCTGGTCCTTCAGGTCACTGACTGCTTGTTCTACAGGAACCACCTTGTGACTCTGGTGGAAAGGAAACTCACAGACAGTacacacagctctctgttcatctttacaGAACAATTTAGGCTCTTCTTGATGTTTGCTacacaccacctccaccttcttttctgttttttctgtctcagatgatccagctttctgtctctcagaaAAATAGTCAGCTAGTTCCTTCAGTGTGAAGTCCACAAGTAGATTATCCTTTgaagattttcttttacaaatgggacagtttttgtttttagcttgttcCCAGAATGTTTGCAGACAACTTGAACAAAATTTAtggctgcagctcagagacacaggatctctgaaagtctctgaacacacatgGCAGCTCAGGTAACGTTCAAGAACAGCATCTTTCTCAGCCATTTTCTCTGTTGTCTAAATTATCAATAGTCAGACTCACCAAGTTACTGTCCCTTCATTTGATCGCTTCAAATCCTTCATATGAGTGTTTTCCAGCAGAGATCTCACAACCTGTAATGGCGTCTGAGCTCTGATCAACAATGTCAAAGTTTACTTTCATTTGTACTCActtataaacatgaaataagCAGAGTATGGTGCTTCACTGTTTCAGGGAGGAGTGAACATTTCACTAAATCAGCttaacaacatttttctttctcaactAGCAGGAACATGTaccaggaaacattttatatcaacatgtcagtttgactttgtttactcctcttttttttttttattgtcaggtTGAAcaattcattgttgttttttcttttctccaaatgtCCTCATGCTGATCCCCCTCAGAGTGATCAGCAGTCCCTGAGCCTATAGCCTTTAAGCATTACTCACTTCTATGATGTTAAATAATCTAAATATCTGTAGATTTCTCTCTGAGTACCAGAGGACCTGACAACCTAATCTTTACTTCTACTGTATTATAGGATCTGGCTGCTGCTATGTTTTGCTTATTATCTTGATTTTATgtgacattgtttttatttattgtctattAATGTTCTTTGATTGTCCAccttgatgtttgtttgttgattaTATTTATTAGTAGATGGACAATTTTAATGCTGACTGTCTTCAGGCGTTAGCccagttttttattcatttcagtcAAGTcactttttatctttatcttttatgaTACTGATGCTCTTATCTCACTTAGTGCCTGTGGATGGTTTTTCCCCCTCTCTACACGATGTGGCGGTGTTGTGCACAATCACACTTTCCCTGCTTGCTGTGttgacagaaacaaacagctcTCAGATGGAAGACAGTCAGATTTTAGCTCCCCAAACTTTTGGTTAAATGTGGAGCTTCATTTAACCCCTTTCCTTACTGTACTCGCTAGCATGTCAAAAGTAATACCAATTGATGCTTTAGGGTTTCCAGTTTCATTCAACACCACAATCTTCTATCTACCTGCAGAAGTGAGCTCGCTATAACAAAGAGATTAATTTGTAacgtgtttatttatttattttttcatattggCTTGACAGCAAGATGTAATAATTTAATTGTAACAGCAGTAAACTGTAtgatatttttcatcatcatattaTGCAAACCCAATTGATAAAAGGGTCAACGGTaacctgaataaatgaagtCTACTGTTTTGTGTCCCTGCCACTTATCAgtccctctgctgtctgtccctCATCATGTCCAGCCTGTGGATGCTCATCAGGTTTAACTTCCACCTGCTCCTCAACACCGACGTCTAGGActacatctgctgctgctgcagttttaaTGCAGCCACAAAGCTCTGTGAGCTTTTTACTAGGGATGTTCCGATATTCCCAAACCCTTAATTtacgataccgatatcacccgataccgatatttgcaggctttttacaccaaaactgtcagataacaacataacatatctccttttgttgaattaacacattatgcctaattttattgtgaggccccgctggatgcatacataaatgcaacatggcattccaaatgtaaacactgtctgtgcaaaataagagaacaactgcAATTTAAGTTAGGGAAAAAAGTggcaatatggcactgccatatttattatgctgctttgcagtcattgcaaattacTAATTTAatatccgtagggaacacttggaaatagctccaaaccacagacataagccccgtttctggaggcgggaccttttataggaacgtcctctcactcggtcctctcagctgttgtgtctctagcagagtaggacccagataggacccaccggactctgacggtgacgtcacagaggcgactcgccaaaagcataacagagaaaacaacgaggaggtaaacctcgtttctgtttgtgtgttcgtgtacatggcggtggacgctatgaacttgttcgCCACGGTTAGCAACCCACGAGtccagcgtgttgttgttgttatacttCATCAAGCGCAAACGTTCCATGCTGTGTTCATGCAGgttcggaaatgctgaagcctacaaaacaaatatcggttataaaaacctgataccgatacttcccgatattacatttttaagtgaatatcggccgat harbors:
- the LOC133979689 gene encoding nuclear factor 7, brain-like; the protein is MAEKDAVLERYLSCHVCSETFRDPVSLSCSHKFCSSCLQTFWEQAKNKNCPICKRKSSKDNLLVDFTLKELADYFSERQKAGSSETEKTEKKVEVVCSKHQEEPKLFCKDEQRAVCTVCEFPFHQSHKVVPVEQAVSDLKDQLKSDLKPLQDKREKYKQVEKTYNEMIQHSKKQLLSTEKQIRAEFNKLHQFLKEEEESRLAALREEEEQKGKTMSREMKSIQEQISSLSDSISAVEEDLQKHNVSFLSSYKPTQTRARAQCSLSDPQLVSGALIDEAKHLGNLSFRVWEKMKEKVHFSPVILDPNTAARSLYLSDDLTSVRQGDTNQQLPDNPERNNKYANVLGSEGFSSGKHSWEVEVGDHPRWNVGLAKESVDRKGVRKASPKYGIWCLMYDDGKYTNGLVKTVTVKKSLQRIRVQLDYDRGEVSFYDPEDETHIYTYRDTFTEKLFPYFTIVSVGDAKTTDIKICQTEISL